In Silene latifolia isolate original U9 population chromosome X, ASM4854445v1, whole genome shotgun sequence, the following proteins share a genomic window:
- the LOC141620300 gene encoding uncharacterized protein LOC141620300, whose amino-acid sequence MKGYDFLREKDQEVRWHGLVWNKWNVPKHSFMAWVYHHNNMNTMDKLYRLHISEEDTCWICRNSTETIEHLFFSCGYSQTITSKIGRWLEVSIPCLDLLKWRLELMGSKTRKGMVNATINSCIYHIWRQRNQSKHEKSIIRPEKVATQIIEEMRQRVNYLTNGTMKEKDRAFLQKINGSHNLNR is encoded by the coding sequence ATGAAAGGCTACGATTTCCTAAGGGAAAAAGACCAGGAAGTCAGGTGGCATGGTTTGGTTTGGAACAAATGGAATGTGCCAAAACACAGTTTCATGGCATGGGTGTACCACCACAACAATATGAATACCATGGACAAGCTTTACAGGTTGCACATCAGTGAAGAGGATACCTGTTGGATTTGTAGGAACTCCACGGAAACAATTGAACACTTGTTCTTCAGCTGCGGTTACAGTCAGACGATCACATCCAAAATAGGGAGATGGCTTGAGGTTTCTATTCCATGCCTCGACCTTCTGAAATGGCGTTTGGAGCTCATGGGCTCTAAAACTAGGAAAGGTATGGTGAATGCTACCATCAATAGCTGCATTTATCATATTTGGAGGCAAAGAAATCAGAGTAAACATGAGAAGTCAATCATCCGACCAGAAAAGGTAGCAACTCAAATTATTGAGGAGATGAGACAGAGAGTTAATTACCTGACTAATGGGACAATGAAGGAAAAGGATCGAGCATTCTTGCAGAAGATCAATGGATCGCATAATCTTAACCGGTGA